The following nucleotide sequence is from Diorhabda sublineata isolate icDioSubl1.1 chromosome 11, icDioSubl1.1, whole genome shotgun sequence.
TTATTTCATCCAAACTACAACAtcctaaaaataaattcgaaagtTACATAATGacaattattgattaaatttattatcaatgtCTTTTTCAACTTGACTTGTGATACATCCATTTGCGTAAGCCAATTAAAAGAAGTTCCCTTAAACCAGTTAagtaattttcgaaatattcaacTGGTTTCAAAGATACTTGACATTGCATCAATTCTACATTacaaatcgtattaaatttcaTTACCTGAAATAGCTAATGCTACATCAAGTTCGTTTCGAAGAATATTCAAGACGTTTTTAACACCTTCCGTTCCACTGTGTGCAAGCCCCCAAATTGCAGGTCTTCCTACGAACACCATTTTTGCACCAAGAGCTATAGCTTTGTATACATCTGTACCATCTCTAAATCCACAATCTATATATACTTCAACTTTGTCTCCTACTGCTTGAACAATTTCAGGTAATACTtctatctaaaaattttatttctggcGTTCAaagatatacataaaaatattatatttagcATATGGAATAATAGCTTACTGTTGTTGGTAAACTGTCTAACTGTCTACCTCCATGATTTGAAACTATAATGGCAGAGACTCCAGCTTCAATCGCTAAAATAGCATCCTCAGCAGATAGTATACCTTTAGCTACAATAGGAAGTTTCGTTATTGTTTTCAACCATTTAATATCATTCCATTGCGCTGACGGATCTGATATTACTCGTATGTCgttcattttttgttgttccatatatttttttagaacacCAAGTCTAAAATACACCACcgttatttaaaaaacaacataGATGGCTCAAATTGATCTATATTAGTTTATATTTGGCAAGAGGTGTTCgtaaagatgattttttttaaatatactacTCACTGCAAATGTTGAGGTAGGTATAGTTTATTCCTAGCTGATGCTAAACGAATTCCTAGTACTGGAAAATCACAAGTAACCACTATAGCTTCAAATCCATTCCTTTCAGCGTTGGTTATAACGTCCTcgtttatttttctatgatttcaaaataatttaatttattatgatcactctgtataatatattCGAATTAAAAACTGTGTAAAGTGGTTCAGggattgaaatttgaattcatgGATCTAACAACCCAAATGATAAATACCTGTCAGAAAAAATGAAAAGCTGTAACCATTTCCTTCCATGTGGAGCAGCTTTCACTACATCTTCTATACTAGTTGTCGAATAGATACTCATGATATAGATTGTGTTTAACTCTTGTGTAgctggaatattttttataacaatctCATATTTATTGGAGCgattaattattgataattacCTCTAGCAATAGCTGTTTCTCCATCGGGATGGGCAAGTTTTTGCATAGCTGTAGGTGCAACACCAATCGGCATTGATATATCTTTTCCCAATATTTTAATCTTTAGATTTCTATGGGCTACATTGCAAAGATATCgaggttttattttatatctacaaataaaaagttttcaccTTTAGTTTAGTGCCCTTCTTTGAAGAAGGGGATGGAATATAACCTCATTAAACTTTGTATTACATGAaataatttgtgattttttgtaaAGCTTACTTATTTTGAACTGTTTACTCAAATAATGGGGCCTAAAGTGCGTTTTACtggtaatttgatacatttttagaTTTCCCATAACAGTTAGCTCAAATCGTTGACTGCAAACTACAAAATAACTCATAATGTACCTCTCTGAGGAGATTCGTCTTACATAAATCAAGTAATAAACTTTGTAttcaaattagtatttttaatattatgtaattaataaaactgaaaaaattgccttggcagtcaacgtgttaaatgtaaattttaaagTTGTAAggttatattttgattatacaAGATATTCAAACATGAAATTTCAGTTGGTTCTAGATTATTCAATAACGTTTTTatggttttattattatttctcatAGTAactttctttttctaaataatattatattttggaaaCTAGTAGTATCTAATCTCTGGATAATCACAAAAAACTTTCCAATTTAATTGACTTTGAGAGCCTGTATCTCAGAAAAAATGA
It contains:
- the LOC130450171 gene encoding 2-Hydroxyacid oxidase 1-like, which translates into the protein MLALHVPIENSVKTNLVCIDDYQKCSQKTLSKGVYEFFAEGSGQQETLKSNTNAFKKYKIKPRYLCNVAHRNLKIKILGKDISMPIGVAPTAMQKLAHPDGETAIARATQELNTIYIMSIYSTTSIEDVVKAAPHGRKWLQLFIFSDRKINEDVITNAERNGFEAIVVTCDFPVLGIRLASARNKLYLPQHLQLGVLKKYMEQQKMNDIRVISDPSAQWNDIKWLKTITKLPIVAKGILSAEDAILAIEAGVSAIIVSNHGGRQLDSLPTTIEVLPEIVQAVGDKVEVYIDCGFRDGTDVYKAIALGAKMVFVGRPAIWGLAHSGTEGVKNVLNILRNELDVALAISGCCSLDEITPEKVVHESYYSKL